A single region of the Deltaproteobacteria bacterium genome encodes:
- a CDS encoding DUF47 family protein, translating into MFFPRKSKIFDELLKQSLIVKEVAHVFRDITRDWEQLEHGSSALQTLERQADELVHSITDDIEKTFILPLDKEDIAVLTESLDDVVDNLEEAVNRLSIYRISESNNALGDFSELIEQSAVYIHKGISMIKEGGIASEDFASCGKMLRDLESQGDILHRKVLEELMGNCSSSFADGNDYLSILKWKEIFQTLEDTLDKCDNIGKLFARLRIKYI; encoded by the coding sequence ATGTTTTTTCCGCGCAAGTCAAAGATATTTGATGAATTGCTTAAGCAATCGTTAATTGTTAAAGAAGTGGCTCACGTATTTCGCGACATCACGCGTGACTGGGAACAATTAGAACACGGTTCATCAGCGCTGCAGACACTGGAACGACAGGCCGACGAATTGGTCCACAGTATCACGGATGATATCGAAAAAACGTTCATTCTGCCGTTAGACAAAGAGGATATTGCCGTATTGACGGAGTCTTTGGATGATGTGGTGGACAACCTGGAAGAGGCGGTCAATCGTCTAAGTATCTATAGGATTTCTGAAAGCAACAACGCGCTAGGGGACTTTTCGGAACTAATTGAACAATCTGCCGTGTACATTCACAAGGGAATATCGATGATCAAAGAAGGTGGAATTGCCTCTGAAGACTTTGCTTCCTGTGGCAAGATGCTTCGCGATTTGGAAAGTCAAGGAGACATACTACACAGAAAAGTGTTGGAAGAGCTGATGGGCAACTGTTCCTCTTCTTTTGCTGATGGGAATGACTACCTCTCCATACTCAAATGGAAAGAGATCTTCCAAACTCTGGAGGACACGTTGGACAAATGTGACAATATTGGCAAACTCTTTGCGAGATTAAGGATCAAATATATATAG